The Antechinus flavipes isolate AdamAnt ecotype Samford, QLD, Australia chromosome 4, AdamAnt_v2, whole genome shotgun sequence genomic interval CTCTACGTGGACTGGCTTCCTGGGAATTTATCTTTTACTCATGGCCCCTGCCCCCAAATACCAACTTCTTCTTAATTTTCCTTACCTAAGACTGCTGCATCAGAGAGGGCTCAATTTGAACTTAACGGGGATCAGCCAGAATAGGATCCCAGTCCCCCAATTTGGTAGTAGCTGCCCTTTGAGATTAGTCAGTCTACTTTCTATGTACTTATCTCCCCTGTCTTAGTCTAAGCTGGGCATCCTGTATGTGGCAGGAAGTGTAATATAGGGGAAAATTCTTGGTACCTCATAGTAGGCTAAAAAGCCGTTTTCTGCAGTGAATTGGCCAGGGGTGCCGGCGCCATTGGCAGGGGCTCCCACACCTGAGTTAGATGCAGGTGTAGAGAGGGTGAAGGAGCGGCCATACATAGGGATACCCATGATGATCTTCTCCCCTGGCATTCCCCGATTCTTCCAGTAGTTCACAGCATATTCCTGGGAAGGGAAGACAAACTGAGCCTCGAATGGAGAGAAATAGAGCATGCAAGGGCTTTGTCATTACAATCTATCCCTTACTGTTCTAAACTTTTGGCTTTTCCATCACTGGGTCATGGAGACAGTTTTATTTGGGGAGGGCAAAAAGTGTACTTTTATTCTTGGCAATAAGTTGCTAATTGGTCTTCCTATGTGATTCACTGGCCCTAAAGAAactaagatgttatttttaaaataaaggaatgaatacctgaattttaaaaaattaaaaaaatgtcagGGAATTTAAGAAGATATTAGAAAACTAGCCATCAAGGTCTTTGTCATCAAAGCTGCTAATTTCATCCTCTCCTTGTGTTGACTGCTAATGGAAATAGGGATAAAATTCCTCCTTCCATGAGGTCCCACATTCCCATAGTTCCATGAAGTAGAACTCGTTATTCTCCAATATTCAAAAAGACTCACTCATCTAACAGATGACAGTAGAAGAGAGGttaatttggaactttttttctttctatgggTTACTGTGAAGGCCAGAAAGGAATTGTGAAATGGGCTCCATCCTCCTTATTTCCAGTTCCTTATACATGGTGAGTGCTCATGAAATTTCTATAGAATGAATTATGGGAATGGATGAGAAATGGAAAAGTAAGATATCTGATTTGAGGAGTCCCTACAGTGGAAAACGTCCTGAATTATAAAACTCAGAATTGGCAAAGGCCCTTGGAGATCACctatttcaatgattttttttcagatgtagATTTCATTATAAAGAATTGAACACAGAGAGCTAAAGTAGCCTTTTCAGAGTCACACAGGGAGTAAAACCCAGAGTcatgatttgaatccagatcccaTAACCACAAATCAAGTCCTTATACTGCATTAAACTGAGATCTGAGAGAAACACAGTGGGAGCAGCgaagaaattaattaattatggcacaagtgtaagggataatgttgtaaaaaaaaattaccctggcatggattctgtcaatataaagttattattaaataaaataaaataaaatattttttaaaaaattaattatagcaCCATTTTTCAAGCTGacaagtcaaatgaaaaaatgaaggccTGCAAAATTTTTCAGAAACCCCCCCAaaatatttccagaaaaaaatttccaggatcATCATTTggataaaatcaaagaaaggatGCTCACTTCTTTTGTCAATATGATGGAAAACTTGGTGTTGGGGTTAAGGGAATGGGGTTAGGAATGATTGTTAGTAGAATAGGTCAGGATGGGATGTTTAATTTGGGGAATGAAGAATATGCCAacacatatttttccaattggtaagGATAGTAGTTGCTTTTGCCATAGGCACAATTGTGAAACGAGAGGTAAAGCAGTAgatggagcactgggcctggagtcaagaagatctgagttcaaatcctatttagtgaccatttgcctcagttttctcctttgtaaaatgaggataataatggcgACTATATCCCAGGGTGGTTGAAAGGgggaaatgaagtaatattttaaaatatttttattttatcttatttatttatccattttactacctagctgccttatatattgatatatttacaAATCATGTTTCTCACTTATAGAGGAAATTAAGAGGAAGATTGTGAACTTTTACATATGAGATATAActgatatatttataaatcataattctgtACTAGAGCTCATAATATATATTGCATAATGATTAATAAagattatacttttttaaaagtcccTCTCCTTTGACCATTCCTTTCAGCATTTCAGTCCTACCACATTATAGTAACCGCTGTTCCTCTGGTCCTGGTTTCCTTTCTTCAGAGGGCTGTTATGGCCAGTAACTAGGGGATTCTCCCAGGATCCATGGAAGTCAAAGGTTAGGAGGTTGATGAAATCCACATCACTAGAGaatccagaaagcaaaggaagtagaaaaaaattattttcttctgaaaatccttaaaaacATATAAGGGATCATGAATGTAAAGCTTAAGGTACAGTAAAAGGGATTGTGAGCTGTGAAAGAAGTATGAAAGGTTTGGAGTCTGGACAGGTGATTAAAAAGGCTTTCTAgagaaatcttttaaaacaaaGTATTCTCCTCTTTATCACATCCCATACTTGCCCAGATCATTTGTCCAAACTGGGAAAAGGCAGAGGAGTAGCATTGGATGACTCCAGTTTTCCTCACCTTGCCAGGTCCTTGATCTCATAGCTGTTATCAATTATCTGCCTTCCTGCAGCCACCCCTGCAGACAGGAGAAGCTTCTCCTTCCTGGAATTTTTGGCTTCTTTGTGAAAGGCAACAGCTAACTCCTATGGATCATAAGAAAGAAGATGCCTGAGTGTCAGATTTGAGAACAAGACTTTAGCTTGGGGCTTGGGAAATGTGACAAAGCAAATAGCCTCCTTTCCTAGGAAATCCTGAGGAATCCAGGAATCTTATTGGTTAGGAAAGGACAATCCTCCAGGGGTCAGGACCACCCATCACTATCATCCTGAAACTCCTCAAGAGTTAGAACAGAGTGTACCCCAAAGGTACAGTAGGAAAGGGCTAAGAGGGCTACTTTCCATTCATCCCTCCCTGATCCATAACATCCTTCTCCTTTGCCATTGAGGTCTCCCTCTTGCTCTGGGAGCTGACCAAAGAGAGGATCTGGTCTGCTCTGTCATAAGAAGAATGGACCAATGATTCCACGAGACTTAGCCTTACGTGAATCAGAGAAGTGAAAAAGGGCTTTTCATTTAGTTCAGGGTAGATCCAGTCTATGTCCAGCCCATCAAAGCCGTAATTCCTCAGGAATGGGATCACAGAGCTGATAAATGTTGATCGTGATTCAGAAGTCTCCACCATGGGATGGAACCTGGTAGAAACAAGTCTGATGTCTTTGGGGAAAAATTGGTAAGGAGGTCAGCATGATATATTACTCCAGAGTCTAGGGAAGTTTCCAATGCAGTTTCATTTCTAGTCTGAATAGGATTTCCAAAAACCATGCCTCAAGTGCAAAAAACACTAAGGTCTGAACCCCAGGGGTCCCTGGATCATCATCTTCActccaattgttttcttttctttttttttaaaacatcacttCAGTTTATTTCAGATGTAATAATATCATGTTAAAATTTCAGGTTTAATCCTTAACTGCACCAAGTACATTTAGccactttagtatttttaaaaagttattcctTCTCCCCAAATGAGGGAGCTTTTCTTTTCCACTGCTCTGCAGCAGTTTCCTGGTATTTGTATGTAGGGACAACATATTCTTCATTGTTTCAACTACTCCAAGTATTTTCTGTGACTCTTCTTCCACCTCTTCCTCCAAGAAGTATAATTAAATCAATATCTCCATTACCTCTATAAAAGGCACATCAAGAGACTGACTATTATATCCCTATGATTTCCTGGAGTCTAGATCAAGATAGGTTTCCCTGAACATTACTTTCCCTCTATGTGTGATTTCTATCGttaactccttgaggatagggatgaTTAACTACTAGGATTATATCCTAGCAGATTCTTGGTACAAATGTATATGTCAGATGCAGGACTTGAATCCTTAACTTCTGGTGTTAAGACTGATTTTCTATATGTGatgatattcttataaattcaaaaagacttagattcaaatcttccctctcaCACATCCTAACTgggtaataataaaaatttatttattcctctttttatttcctttaaaccTCCTCTAGCCTCtatgtcttcatttgtaaaatgcagataatatctTCTTCACATGGTTGTTATGAAAGAATGTatgtaaatgctttataaacatattatgatataattatataatattattaattataatactattattttatatgattaaatttatttataatataaatatcatcTACTCTTCAGAAAACCCCAAGGACACAGAATTGAATTGGCTGAGAGAAGATCTACCCGTGGCCAGgggaattaatatatttttaaaatttatttatttttaattttttatatttttccaaatacatgcaaagatagttttcaacatttacctttgcaaaaccttttgtttcatatttttctccctctctttcctttcccacttccttctttcccaagatagcaagcaataggatataggttaaacatgtgtagaaattaatatatttaatgtagTAGAATATAATCTCCCTGAGGACAGTcactgttttttactttttccttataTCCCCAGAGATTAGCACAATGTTTGACATATAGTACTGACTTAATTAACATTAGTTAATGACTGAAATAAATACTAGGAGCTATAGCTTACCCTTTGGAACCAAATTTGGATCCTCCAATGGACAGGAGAGTTTTCAGGCTGGGATTTCTGCagtggaaagataatgaatttatttCACTGAGGGCTTCATTAACATCCTGTCATGGGGCCCTGAATGTCCCCCttagaaatatttctttgaattcaaatattgtgtTTCTAGAAGATCCTCATTAACATACAATTTTCTAATTAATATTGACTCTTGGAAGATCCATTGAATCTTTCTGCATTTGGAACATCCAAGTAACTCTTTCTTAGCTCCAGAATTGAAAATTACTCCTTACTGAGCTGGGGCTAGTTTATCTGCAGCTCAAACTGTCATGACCACAATAGCCAAATTTCTTTAGGGCTCCATGTCTTTTTCAGTAATCTCTTTAATAGATTCTTTTCATAATGACTTAGGAGAAGAAGCATTAACTCATCACCACCCACTGTCATATTAGCAAAAATTAGACACCCAACTATGGTTTTGAGAGACAAAGGACAAGCAGATTTTGATGGAGAAATAGGGAAAAGCACATGAGGTACCAAATGGGGGAGGAAAGTTTTGGCTAGAATTAGAGTTGTGGAGTGTCCTGAGAAGCCAGGCTCGGTATAAGGAAAGCAAGTATGAGACTTAAGAAGACAgatgaaagaaaagcagaaaggatGAATATAACTTcattcattatataattttgccAAAGTTTTGTCCTACCTGTAGGTAACCAGGTTaccaaagagaaatgagagaggggtgttcctttctcatcttttctgcTTTATTCCCCTATATAACATGGGAATCCCAATATCAAGGCTCTTCCATCTTCCACAACAGTCAAGGATCTAGATCAACTCAAGAGGGGTTTGCCTAACTCACCCTCCATCCCATCCATCGTCATTCTCATCCCACTGACCTCTTCTTGAGATCATTGAAGGTGTGATACAGAGTAATATCATTCCACTCCTCAGGGGTGATCTTGTTTTTGCTGATAGTGGCAAAGGAGTAAATAAGATGGGTACATAATTGTGGGTCAATGGCATCAGGGATGAAATATCCCAGCCCAGCTCGGTACTGAGCCCAGTTGGTGAAGTAGCAAACTAATTTATAGGCAGAACCTGTAAAGGAGAACAAGTCAGACTGGTCAGTTGCCAGATTCTTTCTTAGATAAATGACAAAATCATCAAATTGAAAGGAACCTCAAAGCCTAGTTAGTTCAACCCATATTTTAATAGGAACTCCTTTACAACATACAAATGATGAATCAGCCTCTGTTGGAAGAGTATCAATAAAGTGAGGAAGTTTAGTTCACTTTCTGATATCTTCAAGTGTTAGAAAGTATTTATATCAAGTCAAAATCAGCTTTCCAGTCATACCTCCCTCCTCCCGTATTGTTCTTAGTTCTTTGGCACCAAACAGAAGAAGCACAATACCATTTTTAATGGTCAGATCTTCAAATGCTAGAAGACAGCCATCATATCCCCATTGTCTTCAgttttccaggctaaacatctccAATTATTTCAAACATCCCTCTTATTGGAATGATTTCTAGTTTCTCCATCTCCTCCAACCTACTCACTCTCCTCTGAAGTAGCTCTATCCTGTCTAAATTTTTCCTCTGCACAGTAATATGGCACCAAGAAGGGAGCACAACACTTCAGATTTTGCCTAAGTAGGGAAGAATATAGCAGGATTATAATAACCTTGATCCTGGACACTGTTCCTCTATTTATTCGGCCTAAATTACCATTAGATTTTTGCCAATTTAGATCATGGTGTTGAGAATTACTGTTCCATAATGGCTAAAGAGAAAGCTTCAAAGCCAGGAAGAACTAGGTTTGAGTCTTGGTCCTGACACATAGGACTTTGCTTCTCTAGATAGTGGAAGATCTAGAGATAGAGAGGCTCttcaaaacaaagaaacacaTTGAATTGCACATTGTAAATGCTCCAAGAATGTTTGCTGTGACAACCAGTAGAGAAATAGACATTGATGAAAATATTTAGCCATAGAGAGATTAAAGCACAGGAGTagagatatatagaaagaaagagagaagtacAGAGAGGTCAGGGGGCACAGGCAAAAAACCAGATATCATTatatcaccactaccaccatcatcatcatcacctccacaatcatcatcaccatcatcaacaTCACCATCACCaacaccatcaccatcaccataccatcatcaccatcatcactatcatcaccatcatcaccatcatcaccatcaccatcaccatcaccatcatcattatcatcatcaccatcatcaccatcaccatcaccatcatcaccatcatcaccatcatcaccatcaccatcaccatcatcaccatcaccatacCATCATCACCAGCACCATCagcaccatcatcaccatcatcactatcatcaccatcaccatcaccaacaccatcaccat includes:
- the CHI3L2 gene encoding chitinase-3-like protein 2 isoform X2, whose protein sequence is MLLQGGSAYKLVCYFTNWAQYRAGLGYFIPDAIDPQLCTHLIYSFATISKNKITPEEWNDITLYHTFNDLKKRNPSLKTLLSIGGSKFGSKGFHPMVETSESRSTFISSVIPFLRNYGFDGLDIDWIYPELNEKPFFTSLIHELAVAFHKEAKNSRKEKLLLSAGVAAGRQIIDNSYEIKDLASDVDFINLLTFDFHGSWENPLVTGHNSPLKKGNQDQRNSGYYNVEYAVNYWKNRGMPGEKIIMGIPMYGRSFTLSTPASNSGVGAPANGAGTPGQFTAENGFLAYYEVCQFLEGATVKKIPEQQVPYAVKGNQWVGFDDVESVKAKVQYLKKSGLGGAMIWAIDLDDHTGKSCKQGAFPLLQAIRMTLNSGKTV
- the CHI3L2 gene encoding chitinase-3-like protein 2 isoform X1, with the translated sequence MGQKFLWWGFLALMLLQGGSAYKLVCYFTNWAQYRAGLGYFIPDAIDPQLCTHLIYSFATISKNKITPEEWNDITLYHTFNDLKKRNPSLKTLLSIGGSKFGSKGFHPMVETSESRSTFISSVIPFLRNYGFDGLDIDWIYPELNEKPFFTSLIHELAVAFHKEAKNSRKEKLLLSAGVAAGRQIIDNSYEIKDLASDVDFINLLTFDFHGSWENPLVTGHNSPLKKGNQDQRNSGYYNVEYAVNYWKNRGMPGEKIIMGIPMYGRSFTLSTPASNSGVGAPANGAGTPGQFTAENGFLAYYEVCQFLEGATVKKIPEQQVPYAVKGNQWVGFDDVESVKAKVQYLKKSGLGGAMIWAIDLDDHTGKSCKQGAFPLLQAIRMTLNSGKTV